From a single Brassica rapa cultivar Chiifu-401-42 chromosome A01, CAAS_Brap_v3.01, whole genome shotgun sequence genomic region:
- the LOC103869933 gene encoding peroxidase 40 produces the protein MLILKKKVERDHITMKNLFNLFLIMLLVSMPILSLAANFSETCEDGSGEPGSGFGIGFGIVLEFGLYRNSCPEAESIVYSWVETAVLQDPRMAASLLRLHFHDCFVNGCDASVLLDDTEGLVGEKTAPPNLNSLRGFEVIDSIKADLESVCPETVSCADILAMAARDSVVVSGGPNWDVEVGRIDGRTASKQAATTSLPSPNSTVPTLISIFQKLGLSQTDMVALSGGHTLGKAKCTSFTARLQPLQTGQPANHGDNLEFLESLQQLCSTVDTSVAITQLDLVTPSTFDNQYYVNLLSGEGLLPSDQALAVQDPGTREIVETYAADQSVFFEDFKNAMVKMGGITGGSEGEVRKNCRAIN, from the exons ATGTTAATACTCAAGAAGAAAGTGGAGAGAGATCATATAACGATGAAGAATCTCTTTAACTTGTTCCTTATTATGCTTCTCGTTTCTATGCCAATTCTCTCACTCGCTGCCAACTTCAGCGAGACTTGTGAAGACGGAAGTGGAGAACCCGGTTCAGGTTTCGGTATAGGGTTCGGCATAGTTCTAGAATTCGGGTTATACCGGAATAGCTGCCCTGAAGCCGAGTCTATCGTCTACTCATGGGTCGAAACCGCGGTTTTACAGGATCCAAGAATGGCTGCTTCTCTTCTTCGTCTTCATTTCCACGACTGTTTTGTCAAT GGATGTGATGCTTCGGTCTTGTTGGATGACACAGAAGGATTGGTCGGTGAAAAAACTGCACCTCCGAACCTCAATTCTCTACGAGGATTCGAAGTGATAGATTCGATAAAGGCTGATCTTGAAAGTGTATGTCCAGAGACTGTCTCATGCGCAGACATTCTTGCCATGGCTGCTAGAGATTCAGTCGTTGTG TCGGGTGGACCAAACTGGGACGTCGAAGTAGGAAGAATAGACGGTCGAACCGCGAGTAAACAAGCAGCAACGACTAGCTTACCATCACCAAACTCAACCGTACCAACTCTCATCTCTATCTTTCAGAAACTCGGTCTTTCGCAAACCGACATGGTCGCTCTTTCCG GTGGGCATACACTGGGAAAGGCAAAGTGCACTTCATTTACAGCTCGGTTACAACCACTACAAACTGGACAACCAGCTAACCACGGAGACAACCTTGAGTTCCTTGAGTCACTACAACAACTGTGCTCGACAGTGGACACTTCTGTAGCAATCACTCAGCTTGACTTGGTGACACCGTCAACATTTGACAACCAGTACTATGTTAACCTTCTCTCGGGTGAGGGATTGCTTCCATCAGACCAAGCTTTGGCGGTTCAGGACCCAGGAACAAGGGAGATTGTTGAGACCTATGCAGCCGACCAGTCAGTATTTTTCGAAGATTTTAAGAATGCTATGGTTAAGATGGGAGGGATAACCGGTGGTAGTGAGGGGGAGGTTAGAAAGAATTGTAGAGccattaactaa